The Oreochromis niloticus isolate F11D_XX linkage group LG4, O_niloticus_UMD_NMBU, whole genome shotgun sequence DNA segment TCTagttaaatacaataaatacaattaaatacaATGGCTTATTAAATACCTTCAACACTAAAACTCCACAACTGCTGGAGTCCATCTGCTTGTTGTGTGGCAGAGTCTCCATTTTCCACACTAGGTTGTCAAACCTACAacctaaaataaaaatggtATTTAGTAGAATATGTGTAGTACACTAATTTAAGTAAACATAATCAGTTGTaagcattttcaaaataagaataTGCTGCTAAAAAGAACAATGTACCACAAGGATCCAGTGTGCACCGAAGTTCAGTGGGCACAACCAAATGTCCTCAGCCGGAAACAACAtctgtggaatatttttaagtttATAAAGGTTTAGATTCATTTACATAACATGCACTATATGACCTATATAACATCTACATTACCTTGGTGACACATTTAAACTTCCCAGAAAACAGAGAGGTTGCAACAACGCAAGACAACTGATACACGGGTTCCTGAAAAATGCAagaggtttttttaaaagattacaTAATTGTATAAAATGCTTTTGTGAAATAACTGGCATACGTTCTTACTTGCCTTTTGTTTCCTAATGAGGCAGTGCAGGTATCCATCAATGACCTGTTTGGATTAAAAGAAGATTATTTTTACAGACCACCACTAGGACCAAAAATGATTACTTCACTTACCTCATCAGAAAGCCACCCACTGTCCTCCAGTGTGCGAAAAGAAGAGTCATACAATTTGTATGGCCCAACGACTGCCTCCACACGCCCGGTGTCTTTTGCAGCCCAAAGCCACttcactaaaaaacaaaatatgataAGTTTCTTTAGTAATAACAGTTGCCATTTGAAAATCACGGTCAATGGCCAACGGGCCACAAACAGACAAGGTCCAACAGGCCAACAAAATAACCATGCCAGAGGGGAGAAATTAGCCAAAATTGGACCAACAGGTCAAAATTAGcaagaggggagaaaaaaaaattctatccATTCGACTAGCCAAACTGGCAACAATTGACCAACCGGTCAGAATGAGATTTTTAGCTATGCCACCTTTTTCTTGCGTGCTGGGTTTCTGGGGGGTCACTGGTACAAGCTCTTCTGGTGCTTGGACTGATTTTACCTGAGCTATTTTTGGTGCAAACTGTATGACAGAGGGTCTGTTATTTTGCAGCGCTTCAGGATGATGCTGAGGACTGCAAGGCTGCATCTCAGAAGATGGGCTACTCTCAACAGGTTCAGTTGGAGTTGAGACTTGGACAGGGTGGCTTGTTCTATAAGGTTTAATGTGGTCAATACTGTATAGACTTTTTAAAGTATTTCCCTCAGCGTTTTTCGGTCCAACACATTTTCCACTGATGTCATCAATTGTGTAGGGACCTGAAAAATCTGGTTCAAGTCTTCCTCCTTTTCGCCCACGTTTCCTCATATTTAGAAGCAGAATTTGATCCCCTACATTGTACACaacatttttgtactttttcaggACCTGCTTGGCGTATGCAACCTTTTGCTTGTCTTGTGACTTCGCAATGTTTTCTTGCGCAGTTTCTTTAACTGCAtgttgtgcttcactttcagactGTACATAGTCACTGTACCTTTTGTCGTCTGGCAGAATGATGTTGGAAATCTAAAATTTTGTAGATATTAGCAATTAAAACAAGATGATATCATATTCATAAAGACATTACTGGGTTTTTTACTTAAATGGTTTCAATTCTTAGTTCTAACATAGAAAGAATTTGACAAACACTCACCGGCACTTGAGCAGGCACTTCTGATGGAAATACTGCCTCTCTTCCATACATCAGAAAAAAAGGTGAGTATTTTGTTGTGGTGTGTACTTTTGACCGCAGTGAAAACAGGGTGGGATCTAGATACAGATCCCAGTTATTCTGCTGGTCATTCACCAGTTTTCGGAGGGCTCTAAATGCAGGCATCGAAATATGTAAAGACAGTAATGAAAGTTTAATTAGAAGtaaagaaattaataaattattaagtAACAATTAAGTTTGAATAACATAAGTAATGTTATTAAAAACTGATAGATAAAAATTATGCATACCTTTTTATGTTGTCATTGGTCTTTTCATCTCATTGGCTACCTCAGATGCAGATTTCGTTTTTAATGGGAAAGCTTCAACCCATTTTGAAAAGTAGTCAGTTGCAGTAAGTATATACTGGAAGCCGCTTGACGTTTTAGGAAGAGGTCCAGTAAGATCTATACCAATAAGTTCCCACACTTCAGACACCTATCAAGGACAAATTAATAATTTGAATAACAATTTGTATAATGTACACATTAACATCGATGGTTAAAATTAGTTGGCAAACACTCCTGCCTTCATGAATATGAGCTAGAAGCATAGTTTGATGGGTAAAAGGGGCATAATATTTACCTGAATACACTGCAACGGTTGCACAGCAGTCAGTGGTTTCCCAACTTTTTGACACTGGTCACATTCCAGAATCTTTAAGGTAAAAATATTTATGGAGTTCACGTAAATGTTCAACATTctcatttataaaaaaaaaacacaaaaaaaaccaaaccatcATTAATGATATATTCTCTAACGAACAAACAATTTAGCAGCaaaactttgtgtgtgtcttcaaaTCTCTGCCAGGCCTACAGGTTATTACTGTAATATCACTAattaatcatatttatttatattttgcaagcgtacagtttctcttttaactgatataaaaaaaaattcttatttTAAACGGCATTTAACAACAATGCAAACAGTTAATACATACCCATGTTTTAATGTCAACTATCATACCAAACCAGTAAAATCTGGAACACACTGCATTTAGCGTTTTGTGTGTGCCAGTGTGTCCTCCAATTGGAGATGAATGAAACTCATGAAATAGCTTCCTGGCATCATCCATGGTTTTTACTACTCTTCTGGTTCCAACAAAGAGTTCTCCATCTGCAGTAgaacaatatatatttataaattaatTTAACCACATATATGAGTTGTTAGTATTAACAATAAATTACTGACCCTTTTGTTGGAATTTTGAGGCATATCTTCTGAGGTTTTGCCTCTGAGCCTTGTCATATCCTGAAGGGTTGGAGCCCGCAGAAATAAACGCGTAAATCTCTTCCCACTTCTTCTCCATATCTACGAATGTAAGTAAACATTTTCTTCTGAGCTTCAATATGTGCAGTTAACAATGCAAATAATTTAACTTATTAAATAACGACATTACCGAAACAGCCTTAAAACACCGAAGCTGCGGATTCAGAAGTGTTGTGCAAATACAACGTGTCCAGTAACTTGACAGCAGACTTCACCGAAGCTGCAAATTCGACAGTTTTGTGCAGAAAGCAGATAGCGACTTTAATATTGACAAACAATCACAAAGGCTTAAAAAACTCAAGTATCAACGTCAATAAAAAGTACTAATACTTACTGCTTACCTATTTTCCTGCAAATATGACAACGGGGTAGCATTAAATCACAGCCGGATGCGCTTTGCTTCACTTTATGCGTTGTGCGCATGCGCGCACATGCTCAGGAACAACGGGTAGGACGGTTTGCGGGGTAGGAGAAATTCCCAGAACACctgatttaaaatagcatgacaaacatatcatacctgttaaagccaaacagtatcatcaacgtagcccgaagaacatttgctaataagatgaagttagctaagtcagctgtctcatcgtagcaaaaaaaaaagaaaaaaaagcaccacctaccgttctttatgcaacttcaaatgtcggacaaagttggaagttgttccatctccgtttgtgattctcttcttgcatgttttgcatattgcatttcgttttttgttgactacttcgtagtttatgtacccgaaagaaattactcttgggagcatttttggctcgagcgtttttgttcttgtttttttcaaatctggttaatttgattggctgtgctacagcccacgctcacatacatacggagtgtggtaagaatgaatgaatgaataaagtgaattaatggtccgcactttttatataatatgtatgttaaattttagatttgggtaaaatatcaagtcttttcaagtaaacaggttcaagtccaattcaagtcccaagtcactggtgtaaaagtccaagtcaagtcacaagtcttacaaccttttttcaagtcaagtctaaagtcataaaattaatgactcgagtctgactcgagtccaagtcatgtgactcgagtccacacctctggaaAACAGTGTCAAGGAGAGCACTTATTATCTCGGGCAGAGGTTTAGGAGAAAAAAGGAGACTTCCAAATTTGCCTTCCAAAAAGAATAATTACCATAAACAACTACTGCAATTCAAACATTTAGCTGCTATAAATTGTGATACACCAAGTCTTTATTGCAGTTTGGTGTTCTTCAGCTTAGTATGTTCAACCTGCAACAACTGTCGTTGAAAAAAACTGAGCTGTGTGTCCTTAGTTATCGACATAAAAGGACACATTCACAGTGCGAGacacataataaaaaaaggCTTGTCCATGAATTGAACCCTGCTGTGCTCTAAGTTAAAGCTGAAAATCTGTTGAGATGAAAAATGCCTGCTTTTCTACATAATAATAATCACTGAATCTCTCAACACTTTGAGTGAACACAGCATAACTCAAGGATAACTGCCTCATtatagataaaaataaataaataaatacaggtaTGTGTGCACAAGACTGGCATAGAGGTTATAATCATACTGTTGTTGTACCTCTCAATAAAACTGCAGCAGGGTGCCTGGATGTGTATGCATGTGGTGACGCTCCCTTTGATATCTAAAATAAGAAAGCTGTGAGGAAGAAGTCTGAATAAAATATTCTCACCATCAGAGGAGAGAGTGGAACAACAAACGGCAGTGTACAAAGAGGCAGGACACAGAAACTGATTGGGGTCACGCAGCCCCTGTCAGGATGTGAGACCGTAAACTTTATCACTTCCACTGCGGAATCCAATAAAGTGTATTGTAAAAATTGATTCTCAGCTAtggattaaaaattaaatacgACCGCAGGCTTTTATTTGCACACTCtattttttacattcattgtGCTGCTTTCGATGAAATTTATCTCAGTTGGGATTCTGACaagtgtaatctaatgtcaggtTAATGGGATGCAGTGGGAGCAGCGACAAGCTCAGCCAATCTATAAAAGATCATTTTCAattgtttttaactttaattaatTATGTGATAGTCTAGCATAAAGCGGCATTGATCCCAGAAAAGGGAATCAGGGTTTTGACATGGTTCATTTGTCATTATAAGAGTATAATTCCACCCTGCAGGACTCACGCCTGTTGCAATTCCTTCATTTTTCAAAAGCAATTCTGTAATCCATATTTCTACCAATGAAACACTAACTGTGTTATAACAGTTTACACAGTGTTTTCTCACATAAGCCACCCTGGCACTCTCTTGCCTGTGTTTAGCACCAGACATGATAGAGCTATCTTACATCGCTGTAACAGAAGAGCAGAATCCAAATGCTTTTCACTACGGCACCTGGCACGGCGCTGGCTCGAAAAAGTGTAGAGTTGCAGTTGCGCGCTCATGCCGTGTGCCATTGAGTGTCATTTTCTTTCACCTCTCCAAGAACTCCCCCCCCCTTCAAAAAACACTTGATGCATATGCCCACCCCCACTGCCACTCAAGTGTGAGGTGGATTGGAACAAGTTGGGTGCAGATGGAAAACGAGCAGGACGCCACTGAGAAGGGTGGCAGTCATGAGGGTGATGGAGAAAGACGGAGAGAAAGGCAGTAGGGAGCCAAAATGAGGCAGTAGGGAGAGGGCCATGATGAGTTTATGACTCATATTATTGACTGGCAACCATGCTGAGCTGATTGTGTTAATCACTTTCCTTGGGAGCAGAGGAGACCAGGGACTTCACTTGGtgtctttattattttaaagccCAGCAGCTGGCTTGTGCATTAGGGATTTACTGATTGTTCATTTGAAGAGTGAATGTGTGCATTTGCATGTTTATCTATATACACTCAATTATAGCAATAACTGGCAAATCTGAAAAATGAGAACCGACTGTTTGGGTGTAATATAGATAAAATCGAACACTGTGCAGCAGAGACAGATGTCTACTTTTGTGGGGACAAGTACTGATGGATGTTAATGCCTGGCATAAAGCATCATTCTGCTgacagagaggaaaagaaagtAAAGCAAAATAACTTTGATTATGAAAGCTGCCACTGCTGGATGACaatgaaggaaagaaaaagattatATAGGTAgaacttcatattttatttcCTGAATAAGAATTCCTCTTCTCAATGACATCTAGATTTTATCTTCTTCTATGTCTTCTGTCTTTCTCCGTGTACAGCTCgacctctcctcctcttcttaaCCTGTCCATCCTCGGTAGTGTTGCAATTTCTCAGCCGTGTTGGCAGTTCACAGTGTAGTGGTCAGCTCTCTTCCATATCTCACAACTTGTGCCTGCCTCTGCCTGTTTGCCCCTTCTGCCTGCTGCTTATGAAAGTTATAATAGACTTCCCGTCATGCTCATAAAGTAGGGAGCTGTAGATTTATGATCTCATTTAACTCTGGCTTTACAGCAGCAAGCTCCAGGGTTGGTTTAATGAAACGCCAGAGGAAGTCCATCCTGCAAATCAGCAGTGATACCACCAGCTCAAATGTCTAATTGGATAATACCTCTAAACTTTGCTAATCATTAACAAAACCAAGCACTCTTAGTTTCTTTGTGCTACAGAGAATCACTCAGATAATGGTTCAACTTAGTAAGTTTTTTTGGGGAATCAGATCTGATTTCTCTGCAACAGGAAACAGTTTAGAAGcatctcttcttcacctctctcaGCAGAGATTCCCCTAAAGTTGTCAATCAGCATTGTAACTGGGTACCGTTTAAACCAAGCTAGAGGAAATTAGAGCCACTTCTCACTTCTCCTTTTCTGCCTATGAAAGTAAGCAGTTCCTCCTTTAATCAGTTTTCCCTTGGGAGGATGGGAGTTTGTGGTTTGAAGATATGCTTACAGCTGATGGTGATGGGATGTCATGCATCCAGGCTATCTGATATGAGGTCATGGAAATGGAGGAGACTCTGAGTTGGCACAAAGTGGGAAATCCAGAAATATTAACGAATAATTTTCATTTTAGTGAGCAAACccaattgatttttaatttctccAGCCCTTTGTGgtttgctgttgttttcattgCTGCTGTCTTCTCCATTAATGGGCTTTTACATGGCAACCATGTGACAGCTTCAAACTTGTCcattacatatttttatttcatcccATACATCTAATGGATAAATTTCTGGGACAGGGAGCTAAACGCCTCCCCTCTGCTGAAACCATCTGTGTCTGGGAGAAAAGGATTATCCTTTAAACCTGAGGTACTCCAGCTAGCCGCACTGATAGCACGGTGACAGCTCAGGTTATGTTATCGTCACTACTCAAGTGCAGCACACTAATACACGAGCAGCACACAGTATGCAAACATTACTCACACTCGATTTTACTCTGCATATCTGGAACATAATTATGGATAAAGGAAGATATTGAGAAATTAGCTTTTTCATTACTAATGAGATGTTTGCTAGACTACATAGTTTTGACTGTCTTAAATGAACCAATGTCAATGACCCATTCTCTAGAGATGCCTTAATCGTATCACATTAATACCTTCCAAAACATATTTAAGTTTATGACACTATGTTCAATGTGAGAGATCACTAGCTCTGATATATAGATCCGTCTGGGCACAAAGCATATAGGGACAATGCACATTTGCATTTAAGAATTACCTTTTCTCTCCTGCTCCCTGAACTGCCACTGTGATGAGAACGGTGAAGTTAGTGCTGAACGGATAGGTGGGTGGTAATGAAACTGGAAGTGATTCAAATAAGCTCTTaatttcagctcagcatttatgAAACTTTAATGAACAGAAGAGAAGATTGGTTGCTGTGAAAACTCTCTGGCTTGGAAAAGCACAGGAAGAGCACAGCGTGATATTAAACATGTTGGAAAATGAAGAAAGTATGATAATAGGTCTGACATGGCTCTGATATTAAaagaagctactttcagctgctcctttattcgcaaggggtcgccacagcaaGTAGCTCCACATGTTTTATTTGGCAAAGTTTTTACAGCAGATGCCCTTTCTGACAAAACCCAACGTGcctctgattttattttgctgAATTTCTACTGCCCGCTACGTAAGATTTCatttgggaaagaaaaaaaaaagttggtgcGACACCAACTGTGGCTCCCTTTGAAGCTGATAGCAATATGAAAAATTAATGCACACTTCTGCATCCATTGGCAAAAATCTAGCTAAGCCCAAAGTGAATATCTCGTGCATAAGCGGACAAGCCCTACGTGTATGGATATGCAGTTATTTTACCGAAGACTGCAGACACCTTAAGAATTAGCAGCTTAAGTAGATTTTGCAGTTTCTATCTAGAAAACCTCCACCTGTTAACACTGCAGGGTGCCAGTTTTAATGAAAGTGCTTGTAACCAGCTGTGACTTCACATTCTAGTATTTTACACACGTTCACAGTATTATATCAGCCATTACATAGACTCTATAGTTCTGCAGTAAGCATGCATTACAGCTGCAGGAATTTCCAAACATAGCATCTTGAGGGTGTGGATCAGATGCGTAGTTGCATTTCAGTGTCATCCCACAATGCGTGTATTATTACACAAGAATTTATGTAAGTACTGTATGTTGAAGCATACTCATACTGATATACATAGACATTACGACAGAAAGACTTTTAGCACAGATGACCGCTCTCACACACAAGCATAGTCACAGACTTCAGCACATACAGAAACCTGACAGCGAGTGAGACGTGAGCAGGGAAGTAGATGCTGAAAAAGAAGCCCCCCCAACAAagacacccacacccacacacatacacacaaactccctCATGCCAAGGCAATGGCAGAATGAAACAGACCATCAGACAAAGCTGAAAGGTTCTGCTGTGGCGACTGGCTCTTTTGTCTTAACTCTGGCTTTGGCTATTGTGCCCCTGTATCACCATATTATAGACTTTTGATGGTCGATTGCCTCGGAGAAGGAAGACTAATGATAAGAAAGGCACTGAGTGACAGAAAAAAGTGCAAGTCACTGCGGGGACTGGAAAATATGCAGCAATACTGATAATACTGTAAAGATATTTTAACCAGTGTGCCAATACGTTCCACGGTGAGTCTTTCACATGGAAAGTAGAAATTCAGTCATCCTGAAATATAGCTAATATATCTATTTAATACTATATGAACAGAATATTTCTCCTTACTTAGCTTAATTAAATTTAGATGCAGTCATATAAAAAATTCATGAGTCTATTTAATATGCATTGAATATAatggaaaagagaaaatgtgatAAGAATTACGCGTAGAACTTCATTGTTGCTATTGGCACAGGATATTTAAGTCCCTCACATAGCTATAGTCTGTTTGCCATCCCTCGATTTAAAGTAAGTCAGATTTAAGATGCGCTCTTTCTGCAACTGCGAGGGAAGAAGAAGGCAGAGAAAGAGGGAGCGGAAAGAGTGGAGAGGGGGTGGAGTGCCAAGGGATTGGCAGGAATGACAAGATGTGACAGTGAGCACATTGGCTCGCAGGGTGGTTGCTACTTTACACTCCAATCACACAGTCCCCCTGTCCCCCAAGACATTTTAATCTGATCCCCCGACCCAAGGAGACGAGATCACAGCATAACACTGCTCAGAGGAAAGCGGGAGAGAGGCACAGAGCTGAGACATAACTTTTTATTTCTAGACTTTTCCGACCTCTTATATGAATGGGTCTTTAATTGCATCTCCAAAAAGGCTCTTTCTTCTCTTATTACAGCTTGCGTCATATGCTGGCTGTGCTAGATGCAATGTGAATGAGCAAATCAGAACAGAAAAACCTTTGCGTAAACTGTGTAATGCATACATGTGTGATTGCAAGAGCACAGCGCTGCTTTTGATTGGattagacagagagagacatcCATCCTTTTAGCCTCTCCCCTCCTTCACTGGTAAGGGGCTGCATTATCGATCGTGAACAGCTCCATTTCCTTTCTGTGTCCAAACTTATTAGATGCTCTGCTTTTATACAGCCTGTTCTGAtacctttttcttcctctttctttgaAATCCCCATTTTCCTCCAATTTATCTTTGTCTTTCTTCATCCTCCACAAAATTCTTGCTCTGTCTTTGTCATGTCACTGTGTTCTCCATCCCTTTGTGTATTTTCCACCAGTGTGTCTTGTCTTATCTTAATCTACACCCATTTCAGCTTTCACCCTCTCCATTATCTTCTAGATGACTCTTCTATCCTCTATCTCTCCCTGCTGGTGTCTTTTACCACTGTGACTACCAGCTCTGTCAGTCTCTGTGCTCACGCTCTTCATCTCCAGTTAAAACTGAAATTAGACTGCAAATGGTTTTGAATAGTTGGGGTGAGCAATTGTCATTAATTTTCTTGGGAGAGGATTCATTTCTGAAAGagtcacaaagaaaaaagtaatgcaATAGAGAAATTATGACTTTGCAGCTAATTTATGGTGACAGAATAGGCTCAACCAATCATGATATGGGATGtataaaagagttttttttttcttcaaaagaCTTTATGCAACACTTTTAAGTATTAGATAAATTTATTGGCTTAGACACGTTTTATAAGGGTGGAACACTTTTCAGATTACCATTGATGCGTGCTGGCAGAATAAAATATCTTGTCTGCCCTCATGCATTTTGAAAAGCCAATTTGGTGGTAGCACAGATAAACAGCTGCAGACAGAAACaaccatattttattttttattttatgcctCTAAGATATATGTGTCTCTGTATTTCTGCAGGCTCTATACCCAAGACCAGAGGAGGGCTGGGAGATCTACAGTTCAGCGCAGGACGCAGATGGGAAGTGTATCTGTACCGTCGTTGCACCAGCCCAGAACATGTGTAACCGCGACCCACGCAGCAGGCAGCTTCGCCAGCTCATGGAGAAGGTGACAGCTGTCAATAACACACCCACACTGGGACACGAGTATTACCCACACAGACATGCAAGCACAAACTGCCACACTGGGCTCGTGTCTGACGCCGTCTGTCACATAAAGGCTGCTGAAGTGAACGGTTTTCCTTTACGCCGCAGTTGATCAGTTGTGCATATGAACACGATACCAGTCAGAAGACTGTTGTTGAGCAGCTGAGTACCTGAAAGTTAATGAATCAtgaattgctaatgaaaaatatCCAAAAACCTACCCATGTAATTGAATTCACTGAACCTTAGCCTTACAATGTTtcttttataaatataaattaatgagatgaaaattaataaaattaacTGTTAACAAGTCAGTGAAGATTACAAGTACTTTAGGTGGAGACATGTAAATGAAATACTGTGCTACCAAATCTGGCTTGATTAGGACATTTCATTAGAGCTCTTGTGCTTGCTTGTGATATTGATAACATTTAATGACGTAGTGTGTACTATGCATGATGTTTTCAACAGGCAGAGAATAAATCTAGGTATTATTTAGATGCAGTAAAGCATTACTGACTGACACGTAGAGCGTGCTAATACCtagtgcacaaacacaaacacgcaaCTAAGGTCAGACAGCAGGTAGGTTCATAAATGATCCGCAGAGGCTTGTTAAATATCCAGATCTACAGGCAGCACACCtgtctctttttatttatttaattcatttaatttgtATTCATGTCTGTTTAAACAGTAGAAACCAGAGAAATGACGTTAAACACCTTTCAAGTACTTGATGGGCTATGGCATCTTCGGTCTGCTCTCCAGTTCATTCATAATacagttgatttttttcttgGACAATCAAAACCAGTGAGAAGGTGAAAGAGAGGCTGGCTTCACCGAGTAACTGAAAGCCTAGGAGCAAAGAAGCAGAATGGAGGAAAGGAAAGACAGGAGGGGTTGACATTGATGTGGTCTTGTGAGGAGAGGTGGTGGTAAATTGAGATGCTGAATAAGCTCCGAGGCCTTGATGGATCAATGAGACACCTGAATTCACATATTGCATTCATTCTCATTGAAGTTTCCCTTTTCCCCTGACAGTCTCTGTCTGCTCCTGTTTAAAGCACATGTTCACACTAACAAAATCCACACTCATCCACACTTTAAACGAAGCATATTCCAACAGAAAAGGAAGAGCCTGGAACATAAAGAGACAAACTCTGTAAAACTGGTGAGAGAAGTTCACCTACACATTTGTGCGATGCAAAGTATATATTCCTTTATAGTCTCCATATTTGCtcttacagtgtgtgtgtatgtatgtgtgtgtaaagaatagttttttatatatatattaaaagacTGCAAGTTCAGTTTTATAATAATGCACTATAAAAATGCACTAGTCTGTTTGcatgttgatgttttttttctcatttctggTAAATAATTCTTTGGGAACTGACAggtattcagtttattttcattctgaACCTTTGGGAAAAATAACCTGGTAAAATGTATATGAAAAGTGCATATTATAAAATACTATTTGTATTTGGAAAACTTTAGATTAATTCTGAATCCAAAGCAAGTGCATGTTCCGGCATGTAGAGGGCTGCTTGATTTTGGTGACACCCATTTAACGAAAGTGAAGTCATTTTCGACACATTATTTTTGGCGTTGTACTTTGCATACAGTTCTTGAGCACTCGTCTCACAGCCAGTTGCACCGGTGTTGTTAATCCAGGTTGGAGGAtgacacatttttattaaaatcagcttgtagtttcttatatttttttttcttcaatagCATGCCATTGTACAAATTATAATTAGCATTTCCAACATAGATCCCAGTGTGGTTTCTTTCAGTGGTTTCCCTTTTGACCTTTTATTTTCTGATTGTTTCCAAATATGTCCTGGAGTTCAGTATAACCAAGGTGTcagcttttttccccactgGCCTCTTTTCCCCATCTTACCTTCCTCCTGCCCTGCATACAAGTACAAACGCCCCCTTGTTGCTGACTGGCTGGAGTAGTGTTGCATGGATTGATCAAGTCAGTTTGTTTATTACCCGTCTCCAGATCTAATTTCCACTGAAAttttatatttctatttttcACTGTTGTAACAAAGCAGACTGCATTGATTAACAGTAAgtgattaattaaattaaaataaataaataaatggcttACAGTACtttgccattttttttccttagtGATTCAAGTGAGTCATACAATCCTATATAAATGCAGTCCTCTGAAAAACTATAGAAAtgaagagggtaagtagcagacAATGTGGCCACCTCTATAACGGCAGAGGTAGTTTCCTggtcaggtgtgtgttaaccagTGCCATGGAGAAAAGACAAAGGAATGATCTCAAAGAAGCAAATATTGCTGGGAATGGCTGTAAGGCTCTT contains these protein-coding regions:
- the LOC109201911 gene encoding uncharacterized protein LOC109201911, which codes for MYGREAVFPSEVPAQVPISNIILPDDKRYSDYVQSESEAQHAVKETAQENIAKSQDKQKVAYAKQVLKKYKNVVYNVGDQILLLNMRKRGRKGGRLEPDFSGPYTIDDISGKCVGPKNAEGNTLKSLYSIDHIKPYRTSHPVQVSTPTEPVESSPSSEMQPCSPQHHPEALQNNRPSVIQFAPKIAQVKSVQAPEELVPVTPQKPSTQEKVKWLWAAKDTGRVEAVVGPYKLYDSSFRTLEDSGWLSDEVIDGYLHCLIRKQKEPVYQLSCVVATSLFSGKFKCVTKMLFPAEDIWLCPLNFGAHWILVVHCSF